The following proteins are encoded in a genomic region of Musa acuminata AAA Group cultivar baxijiao chromosome BXJ2-11, Cavendish_Baxijiao_AAA, whole genome shotgun sequence:
- the LOC135627398 gene encoding uncharacterized protein LOC135627398: MDPVTAEKIAARRRYRRIRHVQTLLRCLEALSAFCLLSWSTARLPAAARLSAGLLRRVAPVLLGPRFVFLLGNAIVLALFAMSGRHPGSAAPSASGGEIHDQFLAYESRGIRSHAVGKEKAPRAWRRSRSERMERRRGHRVPELRRSKSEVSCQEVAIAATEKEEREADAEEFRRTIEAFISEQLRRFHREESTAAVVASAGTPDTTTTTTTISCFGTYCC; encoded by the coding sequence ATGGACCCCGTCACGGCGGAGAAGATTGCGGCCAGGCGTCGATACCGACGGATCCGCCACGTCCAGACTCTCCTCCGCTGCCTCGAGGCTCTCTCCGCTTTTTGCCTACTCTCCTGGTCCACCGCCCGGCTCCCGGCTGCTGCCAGACTCTCCGCCGGCCTCCTCCGACGCGTCGCCCCCGTCCTACTCGGCCCCCGCTTCGTGTTCCTCCTTGGCAACGCCATCGTCCTCGCCCTCTTCGCCATGTCGGGCCGTCACCCCGGCTCCGCAGCTCCCTCCGCCAGCGGCGGGGAGATCCACGACCAGTTCCTCGCCTACGAAAGCCGGGGGATCCGGTCGCATGCGGTCGGGAAGGAGAAGGCGCCGCGCGCGTGGCGGAGGAGCCGGTCGGAGAGGATGGAGCGGCGGCGGGGTCACCGTGTGCCGGAGCTCCGCCGTTCTAAGTCGGAGGTCTCCTGCCAAGAGGTGGCGATTGCGGCGACGgagaaggaggagagggaggccGACGCGGAGGAGTTCCGGCGGACGATCGAGGCGTTCATCTCGGAGCAGCTGAGGAGATTCCACCGGGAGGAGTCCACAGCCGCAGTTGTCGCTTCCGCAGGAACACcagacaccaccaccaccactacgaCGATCTCGTGCTTTGGAACATATTGTTGCTAA